The genomic DNA AAGGTTCTTTGGGTTGTATCCACATACGCTGAATAGGGCATTTACACAAATTTGATCAAGGACCTTGCGGCCACAGATCTCAGTGGTCAGGAATTTCTCCAAATAGACATTTGTGTGGAAATCTTTGTCACCAAATAAAATctgcaaaataaatttgaaacagCCAGATTGAAGAATCATAGCTACACCAGGTTCATTAAAAGTAATTTACTTCCTCTGCCTGTTGGATGAGAATTTTCCTTGTCTGACTTCCCCAACTGCTTGCATCCATGGGCTCTCCTATTTCTTTCACTACCTTTCATTATCTTCCACACAGAAAGATCTCTAGATGGGCACTGAATGAAGgcagagctctggacctggaagggacctgaggGCAACTAGTCCAATCTCTTTGCTTTACAGATTGGAAGCTTAAGCCCAGAGATGCTGGAGGATTTgacccaggtcacacaggtacAGGCCATACAGGTACAGGTCACATAGGTATAGGAATCATGGCAACAGGTCACACAGATACAGGTTACACATGTCTCATGTGTACAGGTCACACAGGTATAGGAGTCATGGGTACAGGTCACACAGGTACAAGACTCATACATACAGGTCACATGGGTACAGGTCACAAGGGTACAGCACTCACAAGTATAGGACTCATGGATACAGATCACACAGTTATAAGTCACCTGGGTACAGGTCACACAGGCACAGAACTCACAGATACATGTCATGCAGGTAAAGGTCACACTGGTACAAGACTCATGGGGCCAGGTCACATGGGTATAGGTCACATAGGTGCCAGACCCACAGTTACAGGGCTCAGGGGTAAAGAACTCACAAGTCCAGAGCACACAGGTAAATAGAGCACACAGGTACAAAGAACATAAGTTCAGGTCACACAAGTATAAAGTATTAGATATAGACTTTGACCTCATGTCCTCCAGCTCCAAAGTCAGCATTCTTTCCAATAgagtttaaaataatatttcttaattatcattaaacattaaagtaatttttcttaatatttctcatgtataaagaaatattttagtgTGTATATTTTTGTCCTGAGATGTGAGGTAGAAGAGATTAGAAAGGTCCATGCAGGTGATCCCATTGGTCAGATACCTCTCCATTTTCCTCTCAGCTTCACTCATTTggaatttcttgggattctccacCATTCCCTCAAAGACTCATCATTGGGAAATGACATCAGTTAGCCAGGTCCAATCAGCCTTGCTCACACTGCATCAAGCTCCTCGGTCTATCTAATTGGATGGGAGTCAAAAACTCCTCTATTTAAGGAGAGGGAACAGGGAACAGAATCTCCCTATTTCCTACCTTACTGCccttattttaaacttttttgccGTCTCCCCCAGTCCCTGAGTTGGGTACTTCCCTGGCCCCTTGGTCAGCTTTTTGGGATTGTTATCTTCTCCCACTGGGTCATAAGCTACTTGAGATtaagaactgtctttttttttttttttgtatttctattttcaaagcttagcacagtgcctgggaaCCCAGTAGATGCTTAATGCTAATTGACTGGTGAAGCAAACTCCTTTGGAAACTTGCTGTAGTGATAAATTTGCAAGTATTTGCAAGTATTGGATTAGTCACAGCCAGAGAGAGAGCTGCCCAAGAGATGACATGACTGTGgagagtcacatagccagtatgtgcCAAAGGCAGggttgaatttgggtcttcctgccACTGAGGCTAGCCCTTCATCCTTTGCAACACACTGTCTCTcagagaaaaatcttttttttttttatattttttgcaaggcaatggagttaagtaacttgcccaagatcacacagataagtgtctgagattagatttgaactcaggtccttttgactccagggtcggggttctatccactgcgccacctagctgcccttcagaGCAAATCTTAACCCTTTGATAACAGTTGTTGAATACCTGTGACAGTAACCCTCTGACTATCTCATGACATCACTGAACTCCTATATCACCTATCACCATCTTCCCCAGTGTTTTTTTAGATGGTTCAGGACTTGACAATAAAGTGTTTAACTGGATACTCTCTTCCTCTGAGATTTCTCTGGGTGTGTAGCCAGGTGATTCAGGAAATAGGGACTTGGATTTAGAGGCAAGATGACCCGAGTTCAAAATCCCCCTTCAGACACTTATTCATTGGATAGCTCTCAGCAAGCACAGCAAGCAGCTCAAGTTTAAACCTTATGTTTCTTAAAAATGGGGCtaattgggcagctagatggtgcagtggatagagcactggccctggagtcaggaggacctgagttcaaatctggcctcagacacttaataatgacctagccgtgtggccctgggcaagccacttaaccccaatgccttgcaaaaaaaaaaaaaaaaacctaaaaaagtggGGCTAATCATTATGCCTACCACACAGAAATACGAGAATGAAATGAGGTAACATTTATAAAGGAGTTCATAATCCTTAAAAACTAGAGAAATTCTAGTAATAATAAGCAATAATagtagctaataataataattccaggTTTATAGTACAAGGGTTATATTACAAGTCCTCTGAGCCCATTCTTTTCACCACTCTATAATGATTCCTCCAGATATCTTATTAACTTTAACTTTCTCTGAACTGCAAAAGGTTCAACTCTAAAAAACTCCACTAAGTGAATGGGCTCAGAGGACTTGGGTATGAGTCCTGCTGGACAAgttatgggaccttgggcaagtcccccTCCCTTTCATTTGCTCTTTGTTTTAGTGATAGGGATTGGAAGTTACTACTGTCTTACAGTtttaagggattttttaaaatatattgaaccCACAGAAGAGTTCTGAGATAATCACTGAAACAACTTGGGAAAGCCACATACCTTGAGAATGTTGCGAGGAAAGAAGAAGAACATATTCAGGAAATTATCCATATGGTTCAAAGAAGTGATgggagaaaaagcaaaaagggCTTCCGAGCCAGAGTCTGGTCTGTAGAAAATGCTATGAAAGCTGAAAGAGAAGAGATGGATAACAAAAGGAATCCTCTTTCACCAAATTCAAAGGACCTGGAGGGTGCTGAAAGTAAGAACCAAGGAAAGGTTGGCAAAGGCCTCTCAGCTCAACTATTGTGGTTCTCTAGGGATTTCAGAGGCCAGAGATGGTCTACTCCAAGTATTTGCGACAAACTCTGGTATCTGAGGGGAGCAAAGCAATTTACACACTTGAATAAAAAGAGAGCTAAAATGCATGGATCCCCAATTTCCAGGCTACCATAACTTGTCTCTCCAATGGGAACACAAGCCAAGGAACAGGACAAGATATGAAGATTCAACAGCTCAGTCCCCAGAACTGGACTGTAGATATAACAATATCATGGATTATGGatcaaaaacaaagaaggaaCCTTAATGTTCATCTGGTCGAACCTTCTTGCTTGACTATTATTCCTTCATAACAAGGAAACAAAAGCTCAGGACAGGTGGTCCAAGGCCAAATGGGTAGCAAGTGGAGCCCAGGCTTCACTTCAAATCCTGTTCTGACCACCTGCCTCCTGGGGAGTATACTAGGAAACTGGCAAGCCAAAAGGTCAGTCTTCTCCGACCCTGCCATGTACATATAACATAAACTTAATTCTCTTTAAGGCACAGCCATCTTAAATTTCCCTTATCTGACAGTTTCTTATGCAGCAGTCTCAAATATCTAGAACACagcttagaatttttaaaaacacctGGTGGGAATAGTGTCCTCACTGATAATTCCAATAGTGTGTCAGTGTtgcaaagatggaaagaaagaactgGCTTTAGATTCAAGGAAACCTGGGTTAAGGTCAGGTCTCCAAGACCTGACTGGTTGAGACTATTAACAATGGGAAGAATACTGGGTCTGCagcaaaaagacctgagttcaagacaccagctgtgtgatcctggcaaaGTCACTCAACCTTTGTCTGTATCTGTttcctcaaataaaaatgggcataatactagcacctacctcctaggggtTTTGTGAGGACCAAATCAGAAAGCATTTTTAATAAGTCCTCAATGTAATGTTGACACACAGTAGATGCTCCAGTCATTTGGGTGCAGAGCAGGGGCTGGTCTGCATTCATAGGGGCCTTCTCCTTCCTTGTATCATCAAAATTACATATtctgacaaaaaataaaaggttagCCAAGTGGCTGACTCTTGTTTTTTCACAGGGAGTGAGTATGTTGATTGTTGGGATTCATCTGGGTCCCTGCTGACAAATAAGGAATTTGAAGCTGAGAGAAAACAAGTAGGCCTCGTCCAGGTTTTCCCCATGGAGGGAGGTTGCTTAGGCACAAGTGGAACCCTTGTCATCCTCACTTGAAGTCTAGTTCTCTAGTCAAAAGGTACCCTGCCTATCTATAGATACCACAACAAACATACACAAATGCCAATATCTCAAACTCATGAGgaaattcttcatttgagaaGAATGCTCTTAGGCAAATTTgggttatttttatttgcatatgaACAATTTGGGTAGCTTGGATATGGGTCTGTTCTCCCTGTTCATGAGACATTAGAAGCACTAAGTTAGAAATAAGAAgcactggtgggggggggggatcactGGGAATCATAGCTGCAAGCCTAAcagtaaaagagaagagaaaaaattattccAAAGGCTGAAGCTATTGAACATAGAGTCCAAAGGTCAACACTCTTCAATAAGCCCAGAGGTCTCTAAGATCCCCTAGCTTCATGTAGTACTTttatatcaatcaatcagtcatcaATCCATTCACATTTAGTGAGAAcagagggtggagccaagatggtgcagcatctcccaggaactccttccccaaaaaactccaaaagtcatcaaattatgactctagccaaaatttagaggtgcagaacccacagaaagactgagtggtacattttcccagtccaagataacttagaagttctgcgggaaaggtgtgtttcaccaggaccaggagatGGAAAAAGCCCTAGCagcagtgcagcccagcccaggaACAGCTTTAAGGGgaagtgagagaactctgctacacaaGAATGAGTGTGCAGTGAGGAGCACCAGAACAGCActgaacctgcagtgagaatgggggaaaccagcctgcacctctaGAGCACAGCCCGCAGATGGTAAAGGtgtcaggggagactgcaaaaatctctctgctctccctggggcaggactctgctgtttacccacactcagatccagcttgcagtttggccttccatactaagagagcaaggaccctcctcacatctccagagcagaggggagtgcctatagtcatctacatatcaaagcacagacaagagagcttaagacattgaaggaataaaggtcccagtgggatgccccccaaaaaccccaaagctttggaagtgctgtaaattagtcttgggcagaggaaatgagtaaacaacagaaaaagaagaatctgaccatagaaaattactttagtcccatggaagatcaaaacacatactcagatgatgacaaaatcaaagcttctgtatctaaaacctccaagagaaatagaaaatgggctcagactatggatgagccccaaaaagactttgaaaagcaattaagggaggtggaggaaaaaatgggaggagaaatgatgtagaaaaatcatgaaaaccaaatcagcagctttgtgaaagaaatataaaaaaatactgaagaaaataatatgttaaaaaccagtttaggccaaatggaaaaccaaaacaaaaggcaaatgaggagaagaatgccttaaagagcagaattggccCGCTGGAAAAGGAGCTCAAaaagctctgaagaaaataactccttcaaatgaagaatggaactaaaggaagttgatgactttgcaagaaatcaggaagaaataaactcttccaaaaaagccaaaaattagaagaaaatgtaaaatatctcattggaaaagcaaccaacctcaaaaacagatccagaagaaataatttaaaattattggactacctgaaagtcattaccaggaaaagagcctagacttcatttttcaagaaataatacagcaaaattaccctgagatcctagaagcagagggtaaaatagaaattgagggaatccacaggtcacatcctgaaagagatcccaaaagaaaaacttccaggaatattatagccaaattccaaaactcccaagtcaaacagaaaattctaaaaactgccagaaacaaacaattcaactactgaggttccatagtcaggattacacaggatctggaagaATCTAcgttaagggctcatagggaattggaatatgatattcaggaaggcaaaagatcttggtttacaactgagaatcagctacccagcaaaactgaacatcttctttcagggataaaaatgaactttgaatgaaatgggactttcaaactttcctattaaaataaccagagatctccaagtacaggactctggtgaaccatagagggggtggatgagaaggattaCTAACTATGagaaatttaatgatattgagccatttgtattcctgcatgggaagaggatattgataattcatatgaactttctcatttataagaactgttagaaggagcatatatagacagggcacaggaaggagcagaatataatggtataatatagtaaaaagatggagccaatgggtgataaagggaagtactgggaggaagagaaaggagaggaagaaagagctaagatatttcacacaagagtcaagaaaaagctttttcaatggagtggaatgggggaaggcaaggggggaacgAGTGAGcctccattctcatcagaaatggctcaaagaagaaataacatacacatttaatagggtagagaaatctattttaccccagaggaaaaatgagataaaatggatggaataagggggaatgggggaggagagggggtagTAGgtagatagaagagagggaagataatggGAGCAGGTACTCAGATAGAACATACTTCTAAATAGGGAAAGGgtgaaaagacagagagaatagaataaatgagagtggggaggaatagagtggaggtacagctagtaatagcaactgtaggaaaactattgaagcaatttctctggtggacttatgataaaggaggCAACCCAACCCAGAGCCAGAGCCagtggtatctgaacacagactgaagtacatttttttctctctttcactattcttgagctttctcatcttcttgggggggggggaggggggtttatgtttactcttataacaaaattattgtgatAATAAGATGACAAGGGAACTGttgaagaaattatggtatatgaacatgTTGGGGTACTATTGtattgtaagaaatcatgagcagactgacttcagaaaaacctggaaagagttgcatgaactgatgctgaatgaagtgagcaaaaccaggagaacattctacatattaatagcaacatgGTGTGGTGATCAACTTTGACAGACATagttcctctcagaagttcaatgatcaaggacaattctaaaagacttgtgatggaaaatgtcatccatattcagagaaaaaattatggaatctgaatgcagaacaaaacataccattttcacttttttttttcaaggcaatggggttaagtggcttgcccaaggccacacagctagtaattattaagtgtctgaggccggatttgaactcgggtactcctgactccagggccagtgctctatccactgtgccacctaactgcccccattttcactttttaaaccttgttttatgtttatttttctcatggctttttcccccttctttttcacaatatgattcaGGAAATATGAATGTGATtgtacacatataacctatatcatattgcttgatgtcatggggagggggcaggaaaaggaaggaggtagaaaattgAGTAACTAGAAAGTACATTTAGTGAGAACCTAAACCTAATCTAATCCTGTATTCAGACTagtataaaatttttaagaaatcaagaggaaaaatagaaacttcACTATCAAAATCGTTACAGTTCTCAGAGTTTGGAAGTATAAAGACAGTCTCATTTGCTTGGGGAAACAAAAAGCTGTTACTAAACAGTCATTCAAGCCATCTTTCTAGATCAAGCAAGGCATTTTAATTACATGAATTTGCAGATGGAGAGGTGAACCATGGAATCACACAAGCAGGTCTCAGAGTCAGATTCTCCTCCTACATGACCAGAATTTGGTCAATTTATGTCTTTCTGACTGAACTGAGAAGTCAATGGAGAAAGTGTGATTGGGAGTGGAAGGGTAAATGTGAAGTGGGAATAAGgtaactctggaagagaaaaaattcagGAGATTGATGAAGATAGATTTAGTGCCACCAAGTAACAAGATGTGACTGGAACATTCTAGAAATAGGTCTTGAAACCATCATAGGATTAGACTTTGgattggaaggaatcttagaggatGACATCAGCACTTTCAttctacagaaaaggaaacttagGCAGAGAAGTGAAATCTCTTTTGCAGAGTCAGAGAGCTAGTGATAGCCttaggcaggattcaaactcagattttcttgaccccaagtccagtgctctagctTCCAGCTCACTAAGGGGGCATTTTTCATCCAGAGACACCATTCTTTCCTATAGGCATGCTTGTCCTCAGAGTATCTTCAAGTTAGTGTTTGCAAGTCTTTCCCCAGGTCTCATAAGGAGTCCCCAGAAGCCCAGTAAAATACAGATATAAAGTTCTGATTCCCCAAGGGTGAGGAAAGTGCAATATTTATGCAtatcccattttattttattttattttatttttgcaagtcaatgggattaagtggcttgcccaaggccagatttgtctgaggtcagatttgaattcaggtgctcttgactccagggccagtgctctatccactgcaccacctagccaccccaaattttaaatgattctaCATATCTAAcaatttccaaaatataaaaaacaagaaacagaacAAACCTCTATCAAGGGTGGAATATGTTGTGACTCTACTAAGGATAGGGGCTCTAGTTTAGTGtagtttttgatttggttttgtttttgcttagtTTACATTACATTGTGATTTGCAcatataagtatttaataagtgaCTGTTAATACATATTGCAGGTTCAGGTCTGGATCACTGAAATTAAGCAAAAATCACAAAATAGTGTCACAtaaattttttggttttccaatgcatataaaagttatattttattaaacTGTAGTCTATTAGGTCTGCAAcaatattatgatttttaaaatgcatctACCTTAATTTAAAGATACATTATTGTTTAAAATGCCAATCACCTTCTGAGTCTTCAGCAAATTATAATCTTGTCTCAATGTCAATGACTACTGACTGATCAAGGTTGTGGTTAATGAAAGTTGAACTGACGGTGGCATTTTCTTAAACTAAGACAACAATGAATTTTGCCAcatcaattatattttcctttcactTAGAGACAATTGTAAAGTAATTAATTGGCTGAATTTCAGCATTGTTGTGGTTCAGGGAATAGGGAAACTCAAGAAGAGGGGGACAATCAGTCAGTGGAGCAGTTACAACACACACAACTTCTATTGATTATGTTCATTATCTTGTATGGATATGGTACATGTACCCCCAAATCAATTACAATAGCAACAGCAAAGATAACTGATATTAGATCACTAATAACAGATATGATAATAATGGAGAAGTTTGAAATATTGCAAGAATTATCAAAATGTGACATAGAGACATGAGTTGAGCTCATTActgttaagaaaaaaatgtgctgaTAGATTTGCTCAATTCAGAGTGgcaaaaaatgtgaaagaaatgtAACATGATATCTCTGAAGCTCAATAAAGTAAAATATGCTTCTATTAAATGAATGTAATAGCACTCTTATACAATCTGAAGGAACGAACAGATAATCCACACAAACTTGCTAGAATCCTATGTTGAAAGAGTTCCCATTATTATAAGTAGGTAAGTTTTAGGCAGGAATTGCTGCAGTCCCTAGATTtaggaaaccctgagttcaaatagtcTCAGGCACAAGCAGTGTGTTTCTTGGCAAGTCATTCTTTGcccatctcagttttctcatctgcaaaatggggggaATAATATTTATTGCCAAGgatataatgagataatatttgtaaagtattttacaagaCTTGAACATCCTGtataaataatagttattattattagaatttatttctttggagTTTATAAAcatctctttttaaaagatatatgtCCCTGATAGGGATTGAACTTCCCTTGTTTATACATACCTTAACAAAAGTTAGTGTAATTATTTTAATTGGTAATTTTCTTCCCAACCTCTCACCGAGAGAAGGAAACTATAGGAATGGGAGCTTGTCCAGTTATGGTCCACGTTCAGTTTCCAGATTAAAGGAAGTAACACTATACAACCCAGAACTAGGCTTTGATCAGGATGAAGAACCATCTCATTTGTAAGTCAGCCTTCACATACCTATAGTGGAACCCTGGGAGTGGCTCACATAGTAAAGTTGTTCATGGCCAGTCATCTCCAAAATAAAGTTGATTGAAGCAGAAAGATCATATTTAGCCATTTCATCAAAACTGTAAGAATCAGACAAAATGAATGTGAATGGATACCCTCACCATTGCAATGTCATAAGATGGGAAGACTAGGCAAAATTGGTGGTAGGTCAGTAGGggttcatcttttcttttcagatttctcTGAGTCACAGATTATTGGCATTGCAAAGTATCTTGGGAGCAATCCAATGCAACTCATACATGACTGGGAATCCCATTGTTAACCAGAATAAAatttgcaaaagaaataaaaatgcactgaatcaaaatatcatattttaaaactaaattcatatgtaTGGTTTGGAACCCCTGGGTCTATTTGAGTTTCTTCTCTAAAGAGGAGGGATCCATCTCTCACATGTCAGTGAATTGTTCATTTGGGCAATTTGATTTCTGCTATACTGTGTGATGAGACATTACCAAACTTGACTAAAATACATCCACTTATTGCCTCAATAAGATTCTTTCCCTTTCAGTATAGGGGAAATGAGAGAATAAGCCAAGAGGGTGGAAGCTTGAGGGTTTTTTCCTTACTTTATCCAGATTATAAACAGTAAACATGCTGCTAAATGGGAAACAGAATGATTGACTTAAAGGAATTCATCTCTTCATAAAGCAAAATATCTTCACTTGAATTGTCTTCCTACCTGAAAGCCCAGAATTCTGATGAATCTGGTGAAAAGTAAAGATTTTTCCTGGACAAAGCATTACCCCGGCTATTTCCCATCCACACATCATAGCCTTCATCAGCCAGTATGAAGGCCAAACTGCTGTTAGGCAGGTTCAAAATCCAGTCACTGGCAGAGGTGAGACAACCATGCTGAAGATATGTGACAGGCCGCAGACCTGAAAAACCAAGGATCATAGAGGACTTAATGGAAAACCTAGTGGCTGACCCTTCCAATGTACTTCCAAAAGGGGCTCACATAGCAGAGCCTCTACATCTTACCTTTCCTTGAACTATTTTTCCCATAAGGAATTCTATTGAGTGTGAGGATATAACCATCTTCAGTTATAACTTTATGCTCTTCATTTGGATAGCCCCAGTAAGCAATGATTTGactctagataaaaaaaaaaaaggcacatcTCTTACCTTCGGAGCCTGAAATTATCCATTTCCTTGTTTTGGACGTTGggtttaatttaaaaattctcagaCTTCTACTCATTTAAGTGAGAATTATAATCAAAATTgcctcatatttttttctgaaagataaCTTACAACATTCATATTGACCTCTGGGTCATCAGGTTTTTCTTTCCCGAAGTCTTGTGATGTTCTGAGCAAATGGAGCAGACTCAAGACTGCTAAAAACCAACATATTTTGGATCTACCTGTAATGGGAGAGTCATTAGTGCCTTGTAAACAGGGCAAGCATTGGCTAAAACATGGGGTTGGGTCGATCTCATGGGGATATGTGGCATAATTCTCCTCTATGATCAAGTAGGGGCACTTGGAGACTGGGCCTCACAGCATTGGGGCAGACTGGAACTGGTTCATTCTATCTTCCAAAGAGGACCGATGATATTGTGGGCAAATCTTGACTCATAAATGAATTGGAGTTGAATAAGGCAGGATTGTGCAGCCATCAGATTCAATCTCTCTTATAGAGTCATCCAAGGTCAGTGGAAAAAATAAGACAAGATGACGGAATGGTTCAGGATGCAGTGAATtatcttggcatcttcaatgtctgaccaagctctaagtgttaCTGTCTTAATGAACATTGGAACACATTGTTCTCATATGCCAATTCTAACATG from Macrotis lagotis isolate mMagLag1 chromosome 4, bilby.v1.9.chrom.fasta, whole genome shotgun sequence includes the following:
- the LOC141522966 gene encoding LOW QUALITY PROTEIN: gastric triacylglycerol lipase-like (The sequence of the model RefSeq protein was modified relative to this genomic sequence to represent the inferred CDS: inserted 1 base in 1 codon), producing MNVSQIIAYWGYPNEEHKVITEDGYILTLNRIPYGKNSSRKGLRPVTYLQHGCLTSASDWILNLPNSSLAFILADEGYDVWMGNSRGNALSRKNLYFSPDSSEFWAFSFDEMAKYDLSASINFILEMTGHEQLYYVSHSQGSTIAFIAFSTDQTLARKXLFAFSPITSLNHMDNFLNMFFFFPRNILKILFGDKDFHTNVYLEKFLTTEICGRKVLDQICVNALFSVCGYNPKNLNMSRLEVYLSQISGTSTQTLYHWVQALHTGQFQAFDWGSPVQNMMHFNQTTPPLYKVEDMTVPTFLWSGGNDWLVPPKNMENLLHQLPNLIYHKKIPSYNHLDFIWGMDASEQLYQELIDIMKQNMSSFPMTERNDH